A region of Diospyros lotus cultivar Yz01 chromosome 3, ASM1463336v1, whole genome shotgun sequence DNA encodes the following proteins:
- the LOC127796403 gene encoding LOB domain-containing protein 18-like: MNPRSRCGACVVLNRGCHPQCIFAPYFRCESGTAHFATVREVYTIRNVVNLLTPLSVNDRFWASDTLLFEAQARLQDPVYGCVSHILALQQQVSELQAYRAYLQDSLFAYYSSHPQLVPPFDPNFNWSSSPPTIPEATLPHPGETNSSQMPLLDDLDELGPVIFGHRRRP; the protein is encoded by the coding sequence ATGAACCCCCGGTCTCGATGTGGTGCCTGTGTAGTCTTAAATAGAGGATGTCATCCACAGTGCATTTTTGCTCCTTATTTTCGTTGTGAGAGTGGTACTGCTCATTTTGCTACCGTTCGTGAAGTTTATACTATCAGAAATGTCGTCAACCTCTTGACTCCGCTTTCGGTAAATGACCGATTTTGGGCTTCCGATacacttctctttgaagctcaagcccggCTTCAGGATCCTGTTTATGGGtgtgtatctcacattcttgCTCTTCAGCAACAGGTTAGTGAGCTGCAAGCCTATCgagcttatttgcaagattcacTATTCGCATATTATTCTTCGCATCCCCAACTTGTTcctccatttgatccaaatttcAACTGGAGCTCTAGTCCTCCCACCATCCCAGAGGCTACTCTACCTCACCCTGGCGAAACGAACAGCAGCCAGATGCCGCTCTTGGATGACCTTGATGAGCTAGGTCCAGTCATCTTTGGCCACCGCCGACGTCCTTGA